One window of the Salvia miltiorrhiza cultivar Shanhuang (shh) unplaced genomic scaffold, IMPLAD_Smil_shh original_scaffold_217, whole genome shotgun sequence genome contains the following:
- the LOC131003514 gene encoding uncharacterized protein LOC131003514 isoform X1, with the protein MYENYAIRFRIVMPRTTTVESSGCPPLRALTFDVLGLVKVLEARGGQNGNAAKVVERWGDPDASKCVLSASILDRESDPLVGIARKSGSVEVISAINGDLQVHIPDLCQSAVSPEDDSITGVHLLQKHKSESSSRSCTLLASTTKGHVRMESVKFGKTPTESVRDPSPTVWTVCESGNILCSKVSEDENHALFGGKGVEVNIWDLQECVKIWTAKSPPKDNLGIFTPTWFTCATFLSKDDHRKFVAGTNSHQVRLYDISAQRRPVISIDFRETSIKAVSEDIDGNTIYIGNGSGDLASFDIRTGKLLGCFLGKCSGSIRSIARHPELPVIASCGLDSYLRIWDIQSRQLLSAVFLKQHLTTVVFDSHFRSEAPAPQVENTAEEDCVEVTPVKRKKVSKEHHGSKKVKSKRSSKRSKGEED; encoded by the exons ATGTATGAGAACTATGCT ATTAGATTTCGAATAGTTATGCCACGTACAACGACGGTCGAAAGTTCCGGCTGCCCTCCACTACGAGCCCTAACCTTTGACGTTCTCGGCCTTGTCAAAG TTTTAGAGGCACGAGGCGGGCAGAATGGAAATGCTGCTAAAGTGGTGGAACGATGGGGTGACCCGGACGCCTCCAAATGTGTGCTTTCAGCTTCAATTCTTGACCGAGAGTCTGACCCG CTGGTCGGTATTGCAAGGAAATCTGGATCA GTTGAAGTTATTAGTGCTATAAACGGGGATCTTCAAGTTCATATTCCAGATTTATGTCAGTCTGCAGTCAGTCCTGAGGATGACTCCATTACTGGAGTGCATTTGTTGCAAAAACATAAATCAGAGTCATCATCTAG GTCATGTACACTGCTTGCCTCTACAACAAAAGGACATGTGAGAATGGAATCTGTTAAATTCGGCAAAACTCCAACAGAGTCTGTTCGTGATCCTTCTCCGACAGTGTGGACTGTATGTGAATCGGGTAATATTTTGTGCTCAAAAGTGAGTGAAGATGAGAATCATGCCTTATTTGGAGG GAAGGGTGTTGAGGTTAACATATGGGATCTTCAAGAATGTGTGAAAATCTGGACTGCGAAATCT CCCCCTAAAGACAACCTTGGAATCTTCACGCCAACTTGGTTTACATGTGCAACCTTTTTGAGTAAAGATGATCATCGAAAATTTGTTGCTGGGACCAACTCTCATCAG GTTCGGCTCTACGACATCTCTGCTCAGAGAAGGCCTGTGATTTCAATTGATTTCAGAGAAACTTCCATTAAGGCTGTTTCTGAAGATATTGATggaaatacaatatatataggAAATGGCTCAGGCGACCTTGCTTCCTTTGATATTCGTACAG GGAAACTTCTTGGATGCTTTTTAGGAAAATGTTCTGGAAGTATTAGATCCATAGCTAGGCATCCTGAGCTACCTGTGATTGCCTCCTGTG GGCTTGATAGCTACTTGCGAATTTGGGACATACAGTCACGACAGCTTCTCTCAGCG GTTTTCTTAAAACAACATCTTACGACTGTTGTCTTTGATTCCCATTTTCGTAGTGAAG CTCCTGCACCACAAGTTGAAAATACAGCAGAAGAAGATTGCGTAGAAGTGACACCTGTGAAACGGAAAAAGGTGTCTAAAGAGCATCATGGAAGTAAGAAGGTGAAATCTAAGAGAAGTAGCAAGAGGTCGAAAGGTGAAGAAGATTGA
- the LOC131003514 gene encoding uncharacterized protein LOC131003514 isoform X2, translated as MPRTTTVESSGCPPLRALTFDVLGLVKVLEARGGQNGNAAKVVERWGDPDASKCVLSASILDRESDPLVGIARKSGSVEVISAINGDLQVHIPDLCQSAVSPEDDSITGVHLLQKHKSESSSRSCTLLASTTKGHVRMESVKFGKTPTESVRDPSPTVWTVCESGNILCSKVSEDENHALFGGKGVEVNIWDLQECVKIWTAKSPPKDNLGIFTPTWFTCATFLSKDDHRKFVAGTNSHQVRLYDISAQRRPVISIDFRETSIKAVSEDIDGNTIYIGNGSGDLASFDIRTGKLLGCFLGKCSGSIRSIARHPELPVIASCGLDSYLRIWDIQSRQLLSAVFLKQHLTTVVFDSHFRSEAPAPQVENTAEEDCVEVTPVKRKKVSKEHHGSKKVKSKRSSKRSKGEED; from the exons ATGCCACGTACAACGACGGTCGAAAGTTCCGGCTGCCCTCCACTACGAGCCCTAACCTTTGACGTTCTCGGCCTTGTCAAAG TTTTAGAGGCACGAGGCGGGCAGAATGGAAATGCTGCTAAAGTGGTGGAACGATGGGGTGACCCGGACGCCTCCAAATGTGTGCTTTCAGCTTCAATTCTTGACCGAGAGTCTGACCCG CTGGTCGGTATTGCAAGGAAATCTGGATCA GTTGAAGTTATTAGTGCTATAAACGGGGATCTTCAAGTTCATATTCCAGATTTATGTCAGTCTGCAGTCAGTCCTGAGGATGACTCCATTACTGGAGTGCATTTGTTGCAAAAACATAAATCAGAGTCATCATCTAG GTCATGTACACTGCTTGCCTCTACAACAAAAGGACATGTGAGAATGGAATCTGTTAAATTCGGCAAAACTCCAACAGAGTCTGTTCGTGATCCTTCTCCGACAGTGTGGACTGTATGTGAATCGGGTAATATTTTGTGCTCAAAAGTGAGTGAAGATGAGAATCATGCCTTATTTGGAGG GAAGGGTGTTGAGGTTAACATATGGGATCTTCAAGAATGTGTGAAAATCTGGACTGCGAAATCT CCCCCTAAAGACAACCTTGGAATCTTCACGCCAACTTGGTTTACATGTGCAACCTTTTTGAGTAAAGATGATCATCGAAAATTTGTTGCTGGGACCAACTCTCATCAG GTTCGGCTCTACGACATCTCTGCTCAGAGAAGGCCTGTGATTTCAATTGATTTCAGAGAAACTTCCATTAAGGCTGTTTCTGAAGATATTGATggaaatacaatatatataggAAATGGCTCAGGCGACCTTGCTTCCTTTGATATTCGTACAG GGAAACTTCTTGGATGCTTTTTAGGAAAATGTTCTGGAAGTATTAGATCCATAGCTAGGCATCCTGAGCTACCTGTGATTGCCTCCTGTG GGCTTGATAGCTACTTGCGAATTTGGGACATACAGTCACGACAGCTTCTCTCAGCG GTTTTCTTAAAACAACATCTTACGACTGTTGTCTTTGATTCCCATTTTCGTAGTGAAG CTCCTGCACCACAAGTTGAAAATACAGCAGAAGAAGATTGCGTAGAAGTGACACCTGTGAAACGGAAAAAGGTGTCTAAAGAGCATCATGGAAGTAAGAAGGTGAAATCTAAGAGAAGTAGCAAGAGGTCGAAAGGTGAAGAAGATTGA
- the LOC131003515 gene encoding mitochondrial pyruvate carrier 1 isoform X1 produces the protein MASFKAFLNSPVGPKTTHFWGPVANWGFVIAGLVDMKKPPEMISGNMTGAMCVYSALFMRFAWMVQPRNYLLLACHASNETVQLYQLSRWAKGQGYLGEKKEEASTQ, from the exons ATGGCTTCTTTCAAAGCATTCTTGAACAGTCCCGTTGGTCCAAAAACAACTCACTTTTGGGGCCCTGTTGCTAACTGGGGTTTTGTCATTGCT GGACTCGTAGACATGAAAAAACCTCCGGAAATGATTTCTGGCAACATGACTGGAG CAATGTGCGTATATTCTGCATTGTTCATGAGGTTTGCTTGGATGGTTCAGCCGCGCAACTATCTGTTACTTGCTTGCCATGCTTCAAATGAGACGGTGCAACTCTATCAACTCTCCCGCTGGGCCAAGGGTCAAGG GTACTTGggagagaagaaagaggagGCCTCGACTCAGTGA
- the LOC131003515 gene encoding mitochondrial pyruvate carrier 1 isoform X2, whose amino-acid sequence MASFKAFLNSPVGPKTTHFWGPVANWGFVIAGLVDMKKPPEMISGNMTGAMCVYSALFMRFAWMVQPRNYLLLACHASNETVQLYQLSRWAKGQG is encoded by the exons ATGGCTTCTTTCAAAGCATTCTTGAACAGTCCCGTTGGTCCAAAAACAACTCACTTTTGGGGCCCTGTTGCTAACTGGGGTTTTGTCATTGCT GGACTCGTAGACATGAAAAAACCTCCGGAAATGATTTCTGGCAACATGACTGGAG CAATGTGCGTATATTCTGCATTGTTCATGAGGTTTGCTTGGATGGTTCAGCCGCGCAACTATCTGTTACTTGCTTGCCATGCTTCAAATGAGACGGTGCAACTCTATCAACTCTCCCGCTGGGCCAAGGGTCAAGGGTAA